From one Leptospira stimsonii genomic stretch:
- a CDS encoding HEAT repeat domain-containing protein yields the protein MLPVAEERKEIPLEQILSELKSQNPQLRAQAILELSNRNHKTSLNQIRDLLKNDSNPAVKGTAAIALGTWKDHSSLSEIVRLFKPESGVTPDIVMEAISRMENPSAASAVLPFLQSEDPTLRLIAVDTLVRINARSSGDTILDLAKKNKNPEFSKTYAMALGKLKVRNAESFLIDLAKTTEPSPTLAAAYLALGRISSKNAIPILVKGLASDFDKGSENSMFAVIEIKDSSAIKSVVPILRNKNREIRFRAVNVLSEIPSSETGTLTLKILEENDPDSSAPASLVLGKIHFTTARILIEKKLLDSKLPDREVIGQSLGYMGDKKSVPVLLNVLKESNGEGRYGAAWALGILQAEDALEDLIVASKSADPKLSSLAVESLGLLRSPKALPTLTSLVENKPNSASIVIPAIASIPGEESRKILETFAKKENVALQQVAISELGKRKDPASLPVLIQILEENQASSSKLLMSSLSSITGKNFYSRNEWLNWYKLNSK from the coding sequence ATGCTTCCGGTTGCGGAAGAAAGAAAAGAAATTCCATTGGAACAAATTTTGAGCGAACTCAAGTCTCAAAACCCACAATTGAGAGCTCAGGCTATTTTAGAACTTTCTAATAGAAATCATAAAACTTCTTTGAATCAAATTCGGGATCTTCTTAAAAACGATAGCAACCCGGCGGTAAAAGGAACTGCGGCGATCGCACTGGGAACATGGAAAGATCATTCTTCGCTATCGGAAATTGTTCGTCTCTTCAAACCGGAATCGGGTGTAACTCCTGATATCGTAATGGAGGCAATTTCCAGAATGGAAAATCCTTCCGCGGCATCTGCGGTTCTTCCTTTTTTGCAATCCGAGGATCCAACCCTTCGTTTGATTGCGGTCGATACTCTTGTGAGAATCAATGCGAGATCTTCGGGAGATACGATTCTTGACTTAGCAAAAAAAAACAAGAACCCCGAGTTTTCAAAAACGTACGCGATGGCATTAGGAAAACTGAAAGTTAGGAATGCGGAATCTTTTTTAATCGATCTTGCAAAAACTACGGAGCCTTCGCCCACCTTGGCCGCCGCGTATTTGGCTTTAGGGAGAATTTCCAGTAAGAATGCGATTCCTATTTTGGTGAAAGGATTAGCGAGTGACTTCGACAAGGGAAGCGAGAATTCTATGTTTGCCGTGATTGAAATCAAAGATTCTTCTGCGATCAAATCGGTCGTTCCGATTTTAAGAAATAAAAACCGGGAAATTCGATTTCGCGCGGTAAACGTTCTTTCGGAAATTCCTTCCTCTGAAACCGGAACTCTGACTTTGAAAATTTTAGAAGAGAACGATCCGGATTCTTCTGCGCCCGCATCTTTGGTATTAGGGAAAATTCATTTTACAACGGCGAGAATTTTGATCGAGAAGAAGTTATTGGATTCTAAACTTCCGGATCGGGAAGTGATCGGCCAATCTCTCGGTTATATGGGAGACAAAAAAAGTGTTCCAGTTTTATTGAATGTCTTGAAAGAATCAAATGGGGAAGGTCGTTACGGAGCCGCGTGGGCCTTGGGAATCTTGCAGGCTGAAGATGCTTTGGAAGATTTGATCGTCGCTTCCAAATCTGCGGATCCAAAACTTTCTTCCCTGGCAGTGGAGTCTTTAGGATTGCTTCGTTCCCCGAAAGCACTTCCAACTCTGACAAGTTTGGTGGAGAACAAACCCAATTCTGCTTCGATTGTAATCCCTGCGATCGCATCCATTCCTGGAGAAGAATCGCGGAAAATTCTGGAAACCTTCGCGAAAAAAGAAAACGTAGCCCTTCAACAAGTAGCGATCTCCGAATTGGGAAAAAGAAAGGATCCCGCGAGTCTTCCTGTTTTGATCCAAATTTTAGAAGAGAATCAAGCATCGAGTTCAAAACTTTTAATGTCGTCCCTATCGTCGATCACAGGAAAGAACTTTTATTCTCGGAACGAATGGTTGAACTGGTATAAACTCAACTCAAAGTAA
- the pabB gene encoding aminodeoxychorismate synthase component I, whose amino-acid sequence MRIEELLFSDQPFMIFNEGFHPSGKIFFRNPITTIKAITSKEIESSLNEIESFIQEGFYVAGFISYEAGEVFSGIDRKNLEMNLPLLYFGVFREPEMISEFDSRSSADFGFHISSFPDQKSYFQNLEYIREKLFLGEIYQINYTDRIRFDFEGDTLGLYNMLSDRQPVSYGSWIRIPDLDILSFSPELFFEKQGRNIITKPMKGTYPRGKTEFEDEKNIQLLRNSEKEKAENLMITDLMRNDLGKISRKGSVQVQELFTVEKYKTILQMTSTIRSELSEEIKYADIFRELFPGGSITGAPKLRAMELIQELEKPRGVYTGAIGVIRPNRDSVFSIAIRTLEISNGTGKLGIGSGITWEADPEKEWLEILEKAKFFSESTRNFFLFETILYKNGFIYFQKEHRDRIKASAEILDIPFSEEKWNHCLQEAISACKEQNSYRIKIRLDLSGNFHSEYSALSPFQKRGVLRISKTQMNSFSEFRKHKTSLRDIYDAEGIRSREESCLDTIFLNENREITEGSITNVFLKIGDSYFTPPISAGILPGIYRNRLLKKKGFYERTLSIEDLRSSESVFLCNSLRGILRIEKIEDESQI is encoded by the coding sequence ATGAGAATCGAAGAACTCCTATTCTCTGACCAGCCTTTTATGATTTTCAACGAAGGATTCCATCCTTCAGGAAAGATTTTCTTTCGTAACCCAATCACCACAATCAAGGCAATTACTTCAAAAGAAATAGAATCGTCTCTGAACGAAATCGAATCCTTTATCCAGGAAGGATTTTACGTAGCGGGATTTATTTCTTACGAAGCCGGAGAAGTTTTTTCGGGAATTGATCGGAAGAACTTAGAGATGAATCTACCGCTTTTATACTTCGGCGTTTTTCGCGAACCGGAAATGATTTCCGAGTTCGATAGTAGATCGTCTGCAGATTTCGGATTTCACATTTCTTCTTTTCCGGATCAAAAAAGCTATTTCCAAAATCTTGAATACATTCGGGAAAAACTTTTTCTTGGCGAAATTTATCAAATCAATTATACGGATCGGATTCGATTCGATTTTGAAGGAGATACATTAGGACTATATAATATGCTTTCGGATCGCCAGCCCGTATCTTACGGCTCTTGGATAAGAATTCCGGATTTGGACATTCTCTCCTTCTCTCCTGAGCTTTTTTTCGAAAAACAAGGACGAAACATCATCACAAAACCGATGAAAGGAACTTATCCTAGAGGTAAGACCGAATTCGAGGACGAGAAGAACATTCAGCTTTTAAGGAACTCAGAAAAAGAAAAAGCGGAAAATCTAATGATTACCGACCTGATGAGAAACGATCTGGGAAAAATCAGCCGTAAAGGAAGTGTTCAGGTTCAAGAATTATTCACCGTTGAAAAATATAAAACGATCTTACAGATGACGAGCACGATTCGTTCCGAGCTTTCCGAAGAAATAAAATACGCGGATATTTTTAGGGAGTTGTTTCCCGGCGGGTCGATCACCGGCGCACCTAAACTCAGGGCGATGGAACTGATTCAAGAACTCGAAAAACCGAGAGGTGTTTACACCGGAGCGATCGGAGTTATTCGACCGAACAGAGATTCCGTTTTTTCGATAGCGATTCGTACATTAGAAATTTCTAATGGAACTGGAAAACTCGGTATCGGTTCCGGAATCACCTGGGAGGCAGATCCTGAAAAGGAATGGCTTGAAATTTTGGAAAAAGCCAAATTTTTCTCCGAGTCGACAAGGAACTTTTTTCTATTCGAAACGATCCTCTATAAAAACGGTTTCATATACTTTCAAAAAGAACATCGAGATCGGATCAAAGCATCCGCAGAGATTCTAGACATTCCTTTTTCCGAAGAAAAATGGAATCATTGTTTGCAAGAGGCGATCTCCGCTTGTAAGGAACAAAATTCTTATCGTATCAAGATTCGTTTGGACTTGTCCGGAAATTTTCACTCGGAATATTCCGCCCTTTCCCCTTTTCAAAAAAGGGGGGTTTTACGAATCAGCAAAACTCAAATGAATTCTTTTTCGGAATTTAGAAAACACAAGACGAGCTTAAGGGATATATACGATGCCGAAGGAATTCGATCTAGAGAAGAATCTTGTTTAGATACAATCTTCTTAAATGAAAATCGAGAGATCACGGAAGGAAGTATTACAAACGTCTTTTTGAAGATCGGAGATTCTTACTTTACACCGCCCATCTCTGCAGGTATTCTTCCTGGAATTTATAGAAATCGTCTTTTGAAAAAGAAGGGATTCTATGAACGGACTCTTTCGATCGAAGATTTGCGGTCCTCGGAGTCGGTTTTTCTGTGTAATTCTCTTCGTGGAATTCTGCGGATCGAAAAGATAGAAGATGAATCCCAAATATGA
- the aat gene encoding leucyl/phenylalanyl-tRNA--protein transferase, producing the protein MKDFSEFFRNPHVWDREIVAVGGDLSPERLLYAYKNGIFPWSDQPILWYCLDPRGIFDLNKLHISKRVKRKINQKKYTITFNRAFEQVMRCCAYRPGEETWITELFIKGYNEFHKLGYAHSLEVWDENGKLGGGVYGVAIGNFFAGESMFSFVPDFGKIGLYHLFDALKKDNFFLFDTQQLNIVTLGLGAYQIPKKEYLRRLESAVASGKKWTPPHSIL; encoded by the coding sequence TTGAAAGACTTTTCCGAGTTTTTTAGAAATCCGCATGTTTGGGATCGGGAAATCGTCGCGGTCGGGGGAGATCTATCTCCGGAAAGACTTCTTTATGCATATAAGAATGGAATCTTTCCCTGGTCCGATCAACCGATCCTTTGGTATTGTTTAGATCCGCGCGGAATTTTCGATCTCAATAAACTGCATATTTCGAAACGTGTAAAACGAAAGATTAACCAAAAAAAGTATACGATCACTTTCAACCGCGCTTTCGAACAAGTTATGCGCTGTTGCGCCTATCGACCCGGTGAAGAAACTTGGATTACGGAGCTTTTTATCAAAGGTTATAATGAATTTCATAAACTAGGTTACGCACATTCCCTTGAGGTTTGGGACGAGAACGGAAAACTCGGCGGCGGGGTGTATGGAGTAGCGATCGGTAATTTTTTTGCGGGAGAATCTATGTTTTCTTTCGTTCCCGATTTCGGAAAAATCGGTCTATATCATTTATTTGATGCACTCAAAAAAGATAACTTTTTTCTTTTCGACACTCAGCAACTAAACATTGTTACTCTGGGACTTGGAGCCTATCAGATTCCGAAAAAAGAATATCTCAGGCGATTGGAGTCGGCGGTTGCCTCCGGAAAAAAATGGACCCCTCCTCATTCCATTCTTTGA
- the thpR gene encoding RNA 2',3'-cyclic phosphodiesterase: protein MRTFLGISIPDEVKEQLTSICYGLPDIKWVDEENFHITLVFLGEQTQEDVDRISDFCSEISVSNFDLELRSVRVFAKQKSPSILFAEVKQNPHLLQLQKILDSGLRKRGFQPERQEYHPHVTIGRFKNFYDAKISPYLEEFSEFSSSSFAVSEFHIYSSRSSANGPIYRIEESFSLLPSYKDYGKTN, encoded by the coding sequence ATGAGAACTTTTCTGGGAATTTCCATTCCGGACGAAGTGAAAGAACAACTAACTTCGATTTGTTACGGATTACCCGATATCAAATGGGTAGATGAGGAAAATTTCCATATCACTTTAGTTTTTTTAGGAGAACAAACGCAGGAAGACGTGGATAGAATCTCCGATTTCTGCTCCGAGATTTCCGTTTCGAACTTCGACTTGGAACTTCGATCCGTAAGAGTTTTTGCAAAGCAAAAGTCCCCTTCCATTTTATTTGCGGAAGTTAAACAGAATCCACATTTACTTCAATTGCAGAAAATCTTAGACTCGGGTCTAAGAAAACGCGGCTTTCAGCCCGAACGTCAAGAATATCATCCGCATGTGACGATCGGCAGATTCAAAAACTTTTACGATGCGAAGATCTCTCCGTATCTGGAAGAATTTTCCGAGTTTTCATCTTCTAGTTTCGCAGTTTCGGAATTTCACATATACTCGTCCAGATCCTCGGCGAACGGACCCATTTATAGGATCGAAGAATCTTTCTCACTTCTTCCTTCTTACAAGGATTATGGAAAAACAAATTGA
- a CDS encoding LIC_10091 family lipoprotein, protein MFHNKMVPMILSGLIAFSTFCKAPPPRDPWYVPPLDEKEKIFLAPLISDDFDSKDLGGRHYPASNELRIDLFKPYIENLEGGYLGAGTDQNFTFIAWAKSKYAWLMDFDYTICLINRIHLLFFKLASDPESYRELWSRKNKNSSFELLKKEWGNDPEWNLIREAWEVAHRGKSDIPQRWNELDRTSQKFGLKTFIHSQEEYNYVRNMVIQGRIQILKGDINADKSMRSVSERAARLKVPIRVVYLSNIEDYFSYTPGFRDNLLSLPTDEKGIVIRTMQNGTKEEYGSPDGEKIPVDYPLHYNVQPLRNLQQWMLLPGHLHKGILMQFRTPIQKGLSEIKSSPSETIK, encoded by the coding sequence ATGTTTCATAATAAAATGGTCCCGATGATTCTATCGGGATTGATCGCATTCTCGACATTCTGCAAAGCTCCTCCTCCACGTGATCCATGGTACGTTCCTCCTTTGGATGAAAAGGAAAAAATCTTTCTTGCTCCATTGATCTCGGATGATTTCGACTCAAAAGATCTTGGAGGAAGACACTATCCTGCATCCAACGAACTGAGAATCGATCTTTTCAAACCTTACATAGAAAACTTGGAAGGCGGATATCTCGGAGCCGGAACAGATCAGAATTTTACATTTATCGCCTGGGCAAAAAGTAAATATGCTTGGCTCATGGATTTTGATTATACGATCTGTCTCATCAATCGAATTCATCTTCTATTTTTTAAGTTGGCCTCGGACCCGGAATCTTACAGAGAACTCTGGTCCAGAAAGAATAAAAATTCTTCCTTTGAATTGTTAAAGAAAGAATGGGGAAACGATCCGGAATGGAATCTCATTCGAGAAGCCTGGGAGGTCGCGCACCGAGGAAAATCCGATATTCCACAAAGATGGAACGAACTCGATCGAACCTCTCAAAAATTCGGATTGAAGACTTTCATCCATTCTCAGGAAGAATACAACTACGTTCGGAACATGGTTATCCAAGGAAGAATCCAAATTCTGAAGGGCGATATCAATGCCGATAAAAGTATGAGATCGGTTTCGGAAAGGGCGGCGCGTTTGAAGGTTCCGATTCGAGTCGTGTATCTTTCGAACATCGAAGATTACTTTTCTTATACTCCGGGATTTAGGGACAATCTCTTGAGTTTACCCACCGATGAAAAGGGAATCGTCATAAGAACGATGCAAAACGGAACAAAAGAAGAATACGGTTCTCCCGATGGCGAAAAAATTCCTGTGGATTATCCTTTGCACTACAACGTTCAACCATTAAGAAATCTTCAGCAGTGGATGCTTTTGCCAGGCCATCTTCATAAGGGAATTCTAATGCAATTTAGAACACCGATACAAAAAGGTTTGTCCGAAATCAAAAGTAGTCCATCCGAAACGATCAAATGA
- a CDS encoding c-type cytochrome yields MKFFWILLKVTALTIFLFLIGGFSFLYIKYPDIGKKEEIKIEHTPEQIRRGEYLVKHVAACLGCHTGDKNNLKLYNPIVKNIGAGNGKFLGLPGEFYSKNITPALTGLKNWTDTDIFYAITAGVSKDGTPLFPLMPYENYAQMDKEDIYSIIAYIRTIPPVENQVEKSKPDFPMNLIMRTIPKAPEFSRRPEPEDTVAYGKYLYTFASCDHCHTQKINGKSLEGMEHAGGFELPLSTGGKVRSLNITPDIQTGIGLWTRENFIARFKASIARAKANPDIKPGEFNSLMPWLEYAGMTDQDLGAIFAYLMSSKPVSNKVQIFEK; encoded by the coding sequence ATGAAATTCTTTTGGATACTCTTAAAAGTAACGGCCCTAACGATTTTCTTGTTCCTAATCGGTGGATTCAGTTTTTTATATATAAAATATCCGGATATCGGTAAAAAAGAAGAAATCAAAATAGAACACACTCCCGAACAAATTCGAAGAGGAGAATATTTAGTAAAGCACGTTGCCGCCTGCTTAGGTTGTCACACCGGAGATAAAAACAATCTAAAACTATATAACCCAATCGTTAAGAACATTGGAGCGGGAAACGGAAAATTTTTAGGTCTACCCGGCGAATTTTATTCCAAAAACATCACCCCTGCATTGACCGGTTTGAAGAATTGGACGGACACCGATATTTTTTACGCTATAACGGCCGGAGTCTCCAAAGACGGCACGCCTCTATTTCCACTTATGCCTTACGAAAATTATGCGCAAATGGATAAGGAAGATATTTATTCTATCATAGCTTATATCAGAACGATTCCTCCCGTTGAAAACCAAGTAGAAAAATCAAAACCAGATTTTCCTATGAATTTGATCATGAGAACCATACCTAAGGCTCCGGAATTTTCGCGAAGACCTGAGCCGGAAGACACCGTTGCCTACGGAAAATATTTGTACACGTTTGCCTCTTGCGATCACTGCCATACGCAAAAAATAAACGGCAAATCCCTTGAAGGAATGGAACACGCAGGCGGTTTTGAATTACCTTTATCTACTGGTGGAAAAGTGAGAAGTTTGAATATCACTCCTGATATTCAAACTGGTATTGGTCTTTGGACACGAGAGAATTTCATTGCAAGATTTAAGGCAAGCATAGCGAGAGCAAAGGCTAACCCGGATATCAAGCCTGGAGAGTTTAACAGCTTAATGCCTTGGTTGGAATACGCCGGTATGACGGACCAAGATTTAGGGGCCATCTTTGCCTACCTCATGAGTTCTAAGCCAGTCTCTAACAAGGTTCAAATTTTTGAAAAATAA
- a CDS encoding MASE1 domain-containing protein: protein MSLRFKAIIRISGTILFSGFTYYILAQIGRNTAIHPGYASAIWPASGAALGLTLIFGNYTIIGVFIASLLSNASGDFLSEVWFDPNKNLYLSVSIAFFSALQSYVGKVVLTRNIPGCKISARTQFVLLFIILEAFVCTISSSGSVISMVLTGEIEWSGFRQSWLTWWAGDTLGVYIGAPFILFWFRGDYKAPRFLDFLESSTLLLLIVFFSLVSFDLVTPILSLSYPLGYILIPLILWSAFRLGERASSLAVVLSSVIAILGTISGSPQFYAETMNASYILLQFFIAVLSITSLLVASIVNERKEAENQLRISHQSLEGKVKERTHELLRSNEILRAEIHEKNEARAELEKSQTRYMGLFQHLPVAIIEADYSDLKHVLDGLPKDLKGDLFSDYVEGHPEFVQTCFDSIRVIGVNQETVNLLRVDSYETVFKNWKRFFSQDGFKVFRKVLGKIREESYFYEVEVGFRVQDNTRLDIKIRWSVPPGFETSLSSVIVTLLDFTEIKSAERKLQLSLEEKEVMLKEIHHRVKNNLQVISSLLSMQSDYVQDKESLSVFKESQNRLRTMSMIHEELYQSENLGKIQYSIYIEKLLNQLFQVYGKAESIRLITNLESLDISVNRAIPIGLILNELVSNSLKYAFPENISVKDSPELKISLSKKSEFLELKIEDNGIGMPLGFDLDDSTSLGLKLVNILVRQLKGKVDFSSDSKKGTQFTIYVPLNADLI from the coding sequence TTGTCTCTTCGTTTCAAAGCAATAATAAGAATCTCCGGGACTATTTTATTCTCCGGATTCACCTATTATATTCTCGCTCAAATTGGAAGAAACACGGCGATACATCCGGGATATGCATCCGCGATTTGGCCCGCTTCCGGAGCGGCACTCGGTTTAACTCTTATCTTTGGAAATTATACGATCATCGGAGTTTTTATCGCATCCTTACTTTCCAACGCAAGTGGGGATTTTCTTTCGGAGGTTTGGTTCGATCCGAACAAAAATTTATATCTTAGCGTTTCTATCGCGTTTTTTTCCGCTCTTCAAAGTTATGTTGGCAAAGTCGTATTAACAAGAAATATTCCGGGATGTAAGATCTCGGCTCGGACTCAATTCGTTCTTTTATTCATAATCCTAGAAGCCTTCGTTTGTACGATCAGTTCGAGCGGCTCGGTGATTTCCATGGTTCTTACGGGAGAAATCGAGTGGTCCGGTTTTCGCCAAAGTTGGTTAACTTGGTGGGCAGGCGATACGCTAGGGGTTTACATCGGCGCTCCGTTTATTCTTTTCTGGTTTCGAGGAGACTATAAGGCTCCCAGGTTTTTAGATTTTCTGGAATCTTCTACCTTACTTTTATTGATCGTATTCTTTTCTCTCGTATCCTTCGATTTGGTCACACCGATCCTTTCTTTGAGTTATCCCTTAGGATACATTCTGATTCCATTGATTCTCTGGTCCGCTTTTCGTTTGGGAGAACGTGCAAGTAGTCTGGCGGTAGTTTTGTCATCCGTGATCGCCATTTTAGGAACGATTTCCGGTTCTCCCCAATTCTATGCGGAAACGATGAACGCTTCTTACATTCTACTTCAATTTTTTATCGCGGTTCTTTCCATTACGAGTCTGCTTGTAGCGAGCATCGTGAACGAGAGAAAAGAAGCGGAAAATCAGTTGAGAATCTCTCATCAGAGTTTGGAAGGAAAGGTAAAGGAAAGAACGCACGAACTTCTTCGATCGAACGAAATTCTTAGGGCGGAAATTCATGAGAAGAACGAAGCAAGAGCCGAATTGGAAAAAAGCCAAACCAGATACATGGGACTATTCCAGCATCTTCCCGTGGCGATCATTGAAGCCGATTATTCCGATCTCAAACATGTGTTAGACGGTTTGCCGAAAGATCTAAAAGGTGATTTGTTTTCTGATTACGTGGAAGGTCATCCCGAATTCGTTCAAACTTGTTTTGATTCGATTCGAGTAATCGGCGTGAATCAGGAGACCGTTAATCTCCTTCGAGTCGATTCTTATGAAACGGTCTTTAAGAATTGGAAACGTTTTTTTAGCCAGGACGGTTTCAAAGTTTTTAGAAAGGTTCTTGGAAAAATTCGAGAAGAATCGTATTTTTACGAAGTGGAAGTCGGGTTTCGCGTCCAAGACAATACCAGACTTGACATTAAAATTCGCTGGTCCGTACCTCCCGGGTTTGAAACTTCTTTATCAAGCGTGATCGTGACGTTATTGGATTTCACCGAAATCAAATCCGCGGAACGGAAATTACAACTTTCTTTGGAAGAGAAGGAAGTTATGCTCAAGGAAATCCATCATAGGGTTAAGAATAATCTTCAAGTAATCTCTTCCCTTTTGTCCATGCAATCCGACTACGTTCAGGATAAAGAAAGTCTTTCCGTTTTTAAGGAAAGTCAGAATCGACTTCGAACAATGTCGATGATTCATGAAGAATTGTATCAATCCGAGAACCTTGGAAAAATTCAGTATTCGATCTACATCGAAAAATTACTCAATCAGCTTTTTCAGGTGTACGGAAAAGCCGAGTCGATTCGACTGATTACAAATTTAGAATCTCTCGATATAAGCGTTAACAGAGCCATTCCGATCGGCTTGATATTAAACGAATTGGTTTCCAATTCTTTGAAATATGCGTTCCCAGAAAATATCTCCGTAAAAGATTCTCCGGAATTAAAAATTTCTCTTTCAAAAAAAAGCGAATTCTTAGAACTCAAAATCGAAGACAATGGGATCGGAATGCCGCTCGGGTTCGATCTGGACGATTCGACCTCCCTCGGCTTAAAGCTCGTGAATATTCTCGTGAGACAATTGAAGGGAAAAGTAGATTTTTCTTCCGATTCGAAAAAGGGAACTCAGTTTACGATTTACGTTCCATTAAACGCCGATCTCATCTGA
- a CDS encoding AMP-dependent synthetase/ligase, producing the protein MYKNLADMLIQSTEKFGDRPVFWSKGEDKEFHPTSYKQLYDMGIALAEALIHLGLKAREHVAVLADNRLEWMITDYAVQFSGAANVPRGTDVTESELEYILNHSEAKIVFIENDKMLEKFNKVKSKIPKIETIVIMDKASTAKGKNIHSIYDLIEEGKALRAKGGRKAEKRIEEIKPEDLFTLIYTSGTTGMPKGVMLMHSNMIHQMIYVVPMLLTDIKPTDSMLSILPIWHIFERVNEYGAISSGIQTYYTKVSDLKNDLAKAKPSFMASAPRVWESVYSGIYNKVNDPKQTPPVRRALFKLAYFFSKHYNASLRFLKGLEVDYENRNIFKSLAIGIKSFFVVLLMGPFTVSALAILAYLALPAYGIHLPNALFFTIAGLGLILNAKTLDTVVLSKIRAATGGRLKGSMSGGGALQSHVDNFFNDIGMLVLEGYGMTETSPVISVRPFVKPIIGSVGFLVPKSELMIKDDNGNVLTHINDKYEVLAGKLGQKGVVFVKGPQVMKGYFKNPEVTKKTIVDGWMNTGDIGFINYKKTLTLTGRAKDTVVLLGGENVEPVPIENKMDESPFIKQSMVIGQDQKVLGAIIVPDVDQLAEWCKENGIDVSKVEELIKHPKVIDFYKKEVRNYNSTKTGFKSFEQVQHVILTKKPFEVGDELTNLLKMKRHVITEKYSKEIKKVYDKD; encoded by the coding sequence ATGTATAAAAACCTCGCGGATATGTTAATACAATCCACCGAGAAATTTGGAGATCGACCCGTATTCTGGAGCAAGGGAGAGGATAAAGAATTCCACCCTACTTCTTATAAACAGCTTTATGATATGGGAATTGCACTTGCTGAAGCTTTGATCCACTTAGGGTTGAAAGCGAGAGAGCACGTTGCCGTCTTAGCGGATAACCGACTCGAATGGATGATCACGGATTATGCCGTTCAGTTTTCCGGTGCGGCTAACGTACCGAGAGGAACTGATGTAACCGAATCTGAATTGGAATATATCTTAAACCATTCTGAGGCAAAAATCGTTTTCATCGAAAACGATAAAATGCTCGAAAAGTTTAACAAGGTGAAATCCAAGATTCCTAAAATCGAAACGATCGTCATTATGGACAAGGCTTCCACTGCAAAAGGAAAGAACATTCATAGTATATACGATCTGATCGAAGAAGGAAAAGCGCTCCGTGCCAAAGGTGGTAGAAAAGCCGAAAAAAGAATCGAGGAAATCAAACCCGAAGATCTTTTTACTTTGATTTACACTTCAGGTACTACGGGAATGCCGAAGGGCGTAATGCTTATGCATTCCAACATGATCCATCAGATGATATATGTCGTGCCGATGCTTTTGACCGATATCAAACCTACGGACAGCATGCTTTCTATATTACCGATTTGGCATATATTCGAACGAGTAAACGAATATGGTGCGATTTCGAGCGGTATTCAAACCTACTACACGAAAGTTTCCGACCTAAAAAATGACTTAGCGAAAGCAAAACCATCTTTTATGGCTTCTGCCCCTCGTGTTTGGGAAAGTGTGTATTCCGGGATTTACAATAAAGTAAACGATCCGAAACAAACTCCTCCCGTTCGAAGAGCCTTGTTCAAATTGGCGTATTTCTTTTCGAAACACTACAATGCTTCCCTTAGATTCTTAAAAGGATTAGAAGTAGATTATGAAAACAGGAATATTTTCAAATCCTTAGCGATCGGAATTAAGTCCTTCTTTGTAGTGCTTCTAATGGGTCCGTTCACCGTAAGTGCGCTCGCGATCTTGGCTTATTTGGCGCTTCCGGCCTATGGAATTCATCTTCCAAATGCGCTTTTCTTTACGATTGCCGGTCTCGGTCTGATCTTGAACGCAAAAACTTTGGACACGGTGGTTCTTTCTAAAATCCGCGCCGCAACAGGTGGACGACTGAAGGGATCTATGTCCGGAGGAGGAGCTCTTCAATCTCACGTGGATAACTTCTTCAACGATATCGGAATGCTCGTTCTCGAAGGTTACGGAATGACGGAAACAAGCCCCGTGATTTCAGTGCGTCCATTCGTAAAACCGATCATAGGATCCGTAGGATTCTTAGTGCCGAAATCGGAATTGATGATCAAAGACGATAACGGAAATGTTCTAACGCACATCAACGATAAGTATGAAGTTCTCGCCGGAAAGTTAGGACAGAAAGGAGTCGTCTTTGTAAAAGGACCTCAAGTAATGAAAGGTTATTTTAAGAATCCGGAAGTTACTAAGAAAACCATCGTCGACGGTTGGATGAATACGGGAGATATCGGATTCATCAACTACAAGAAGACCCTTACTCTTACCGGAAGAGCGAAAGACACAGTCGTACTTTTGGGTGGGGAAAACGTAGAACCGGTTCCAATCGAGAACAAGATGGATGAATCACCGTTTATCAAACAATCGATGGTGATCGGTCAAGATCAGAAAGTTCTCGGTGCGATCATCGTACCGGACGTGGACCAATTGGCTGAATGGTGCAAGGAAAATGGAATCGACGTCTCCAAAGTGGAAGAATTGATCAAACATCCAAAAGTGATCGATTTCTATAAAAAGGAAGTTCGTAACTACAATAGTACGAAAACGGGATTCAAATCGTTTGAACAGGTCCAACACGTAATTCTTACAAAGAAACCGTTCGAAGTAGGAGACGAGTTGACCAACCTTCTTAAAATGAAACGCCACGTGATCACGGAAAAATACAGTAAGGAAATCAAGAAAGTCTATGATAAAGACTGA